CGACGGGCTCGCCATGAGCTCGCGCAACGCGAACCTCGGCCCGCGCGCCCGCGGCGAGGCGCTCGCCATCGGGCGCGCGCTCGACGCGGCCGAGCGCGCGGTCGCGCTCGGCGAGCGCGCGCGCGACCGCGTGCTCGACGTCGCGCGCGGCGAGCTCGCGCGCGCGCGCGGCGCGAGCGTCGACTACGCCGAGCTGCGCTGTCCCGAGACGCTCGCGCTCGCGCCCGAGCGGCTCGACGGCCCGGCGCTGCTCGCGCTCGCCGTCTTCTTCGAGCCCGAGACCGAGGGCGCCCCGCGCGTCCGCCTGATCGACAACCGCGTGCTGCGCCCGCCGGAAGCCGGCGCCGCGGCCGTCCTGGCCCGTTCCTGACTCGCGAAGCGCGTCGCCACGAGGAGAACGCCGTGATCCGCACCATGCTCAAGTCGAAGATCCACCGCGCCACCGTCACCGAGGCGAACATCGAGTACGAGGGCTCGGTGACGATCGACCGCGACCTCATGGACGCCGCCGATCTCCGCCCGTACGAGCAGGTGGACATCTGGAACTGCACGAACGGCAACCGCCTGACGACCTACGTGATCGAGGGCGAGCGCGGCTCGGGCGAGGTGTGCGTGAACGGCGCGGCCGCCCACCTGATGAAGCCGCTCGACGTCGTCATCATCGCGAGCTGGACGCAGGTCGCGGACGCCGAGGCGGACGGGTTCGAGGCGAAGCGCGTCTTCGTCGACGCCCGCAACGCCATTCGCGAGTAGCGCGCGAGCGGGCGCGTCGCGCGACGGCGCGGCCGCCGCGGGCGCTCCGCTAGTCTCCGCGCCGTGTCTCCTCCCGCGAAGCCGACCCCGCCCGCGAAGACCGGCAAGGCGCGCAAGCGCGGCGCGTCCGATGCGCTCGGCGCCGCGGGCGTCGTCGCGACGAACCGCCGCGCGCGCTTCGAGTACGAGCTCCTCGACACGTTCGAGTGCGGCATCGCGCTGCTCGGCCCGGAGGTGAAGTCGCTGCGCGCGGGGCGCGCGAACCTCGGCGACGCGTTCGCCACCATCCGCCGCGGCGAGTGCTTCCTCCACAAGCTCCACATCAGCCCGTACGAGCCGGCGACGCGCGAGAACGCCGACCCGCTGCGCGATCGCAAGCTGCTGCTCCACAAGGCGCAGATCCGGCGGCTCGAGGGACAGGTGGCGGAGAAGGGCCTCACGCTCGTGCCCGTCTCGCTCTACTTCAAGGATGGGCGTGCGAAGGTCGAGCTCGCGCTCGCGCGCGGCAAGCACACCTACGACAAGCGCGAGTCGATCAAGCGGCGCATGGACGACCGCGACGCGCAGCGCGCGCTGCGCCGCGGCCGCGACCGAGGGTGAGGGCGGCGGCGCGTCGCGCCGGGGTCCGCGCGTTGCTGCGCGCGAGCGCCCGGGCGGTGCGCGACGCCCGGTCGATGCGCGCCGCCGCGCGGCTCTCCGCCGTCGCACTCGCGCTCGCCGGCGGCGGGCTCGCCTGCGCGTCGAGCTTCGATTCGCTGCTCTCGCCGCCGCCGGTCGCGCGCGCGACCGATCGCCCTCCGCCGCCCGACCGCCGCGACTATCTCGCCTTCCGCGCGGCGCACCCCGACGTGCTCGAGCCGAACTACCTCCCGTTCATGGTGCACCGGCTTCCGGGCGACGGGCCGGAGGGCGACCTCCTGCTCTTCTGTCGGTGGGACGAGGCGCGCATGCCGCTCGCCGTCTACGTCGACGCACCGCCGCTCCCCGACGCGCTGCAGGACGAGCTGCGCCCGGTCGCACCCGAGCGCTTCGCGGGCGCGGTGGCCGGCGCGCTCGCCATCTGGGAGCGGGAGCTCGAGGGGCTCGTGCGCTTCGAGCGCGTCGATCGCGCGGCGGACGCCGACCTGCGCGTCCGGCTCGTCGCCGCGCGCGCGCCCGCCCCGCGGCCCGACGTGCTCGTGCTCGGCGCGACCGACGCGCTGCACGCCGCATGCGTGCCCCAGGGCTGGGATCCGGATGCCCAGCGCCAGCGCGTGCGCTTCGCGGTGCGGGAGCTCGAGATCTATCTCGCGGACGAGTTCGGGCTGCTCACGCCGGGGCAGGTCGAGCGCATCGCGCTCCACGAGCTCGGGCACGCGCTCGGCATGCTCGGCCACAGCCCCGACGAGGGCGACATGATGTTCGCCGCCTATCGCGAGCGCAGCGCGGTCGAGACGCTCTCGCAGGCGGACGTCGACTCGTTCGTCTCGCTCTACCGGCTGCCGAACGGGGCGCACTACGGCTTCGCGACGCCGGGCGGCCCGCCGCCCCGACTGCCGCCGCTCCCCCCGGCCGGCGCGCCCGCGCTCGCGGCGGCGCCGCGCGTCGATGCGCGGCGCGGCTTCGCGCTGCGCTTTCCGGAGGGCTGGGTCGTCGCGGACACCGCGCGCGGCGCGTTCG
This genomic interval from Myxococcota bacterium contains the following:
- the smpB gene encoding SsrA-binding protein SmpB, which gives rise to MSPPAKPTPPAKTGKARKRGASDALGAAGVVATNRRARFEYELLDTFECGIALLGPEVKSLRAGRANLGDAFATIRRGECFLHKLHISPYEPATRENADPLRDRKLLLHKAQIRRLEGQVAEKGLTLVPVSLYFKDGRAKVELALARGKHTYDKRESIKRRMDDRDAQRALRRGRDRG
- a CDS encoding aspartate 1-decarboxylase: MIRTMLKSKIHRATVTEANIEYEGSVTIDRDLMDAADLRPYEQVDIWNCTNGNRLTTYVIEGERGSGEVCVNGAAAHLMKPLDVVIIASWTQVADAEADGFEAKRVFVDARNAIRE
- a CDS encoding matrixin family metalloprotease, which translates into the protein MRDARSMRAAARLSAVALALAGGGLACASSFDSLLSPPPVARATDRPPPPDRRDYLAFRAAHPDVLEPNYLPFMVHRLPGDGPEGDLLLFCRWDEARMPLAVYVDAPPLPDALQDELRPVAPERFAGAVAGALAIWERELEGLVRFERVDRAADADLRVRLVAARAPAPRPDVLVLGATDALHAACVPQGWDPDAQRQRVRFAVRELEIYLADEFGLLTPGQVERIALHELGHALGMLGHSPDEGDMMFAAYRERSAVETLSQADVDSFVSLYRLPNGAHYGFATPGGPPPRLPPLPPAGAPALAAAPRVDARRGFALRFPEGWVVADTARGAFAANGPVWDYDASIELAVWPYARVEELLARAGGALVGDAWLRRRAPVTLGGRPGVRLVLELAAEALVRDVRLVELGDGRVLMIVVQCPVAAEREWRPWLEASLATLALDDAHGEPGRGERGEHGERGERAQRAQRERGGE